Genomic DNA from Actinomycetota bacterium:
TATCTAAAGATAATGATTTCATCCCCTCCCCACTCAACATTATGATTAAATATATTTTATCATTACTAATAATATAAAGTTTAATATCTCTATTTATAACTTACAAGTAAACTTATAAAAAAATATTAAAATTATAATTTCCAAATGTAAAAAATAGAGAATATACTTACTTGTAAAAACAATTTAAAATAAAAATAGTTACAAAATTTCTTATAATCATATTCTTAGGTATTTTGTCTCCTCCAGTGAGTTTAGCTTCAATTCCTGAGTTTTGTAAGAATTAACTTTCTTTTATAGATAAATAAACAGTAGTTTTAATAAAAAGTTCTTTAGTTAAAAGAGGATGTTCTTCTACAAAATATATTTCTTTTTTTCAATAGTTTCAGCTTCCTCTTTCTTAATTTTTACCCCTTTTTCTCCCCTACAGCTTTTATTTAAACTTATAAAACTCTGATGATTCTATTTAATTCCTTTTTCTTTTCAATTATATAATTTTTGTCCTCTATCTCATTCAAATTTATATCTATGTTTAAAGATGCTCCTTTTATCCCAGTGAAGAGTAGCATCTGATAAAACAACATCAAATTCACCATTGAAACTCAGATTTTTTACATCCCTCACCTCAAAAGTAAGATTTGGTAATCTTTCGCGTTCCATTTATACATATTTTCACCTTCTTATTTGTTAGCCAACAATTTCCGATAACGTTCCCCTCGGGGTTGTCAATATTGGAAGAAGATCGTCTGGAGGTTTGACAGTTCCTACTGCTTTTTTTGAGCAATCCGCAACTCAGTAGTTACAACATTGATATAGGGGTTTCCATAATTTTCAATATAATCTGTTGCTTTATTGATATGCGATATACGACCGTTATCTCCATACTTGATCATTTCATCAAATGCTTTTATATACCACTCTATCCCACTAATGAGCTCATCATGCATATCTTCAAATGTAGTTTTCGCAATAATAACTTCAGATGGTGGGACTACACCACTCATATCAACTCTGGCTCTTTCTAGGTTATGTCTTCCTAACACTACCACCTCCCTAAACTCCTGCCTAGTCATTCGACCATCTGCAAGATCTCTACTGGCTTCACCAGCTATTTTAAGCGTTCCACGGACAAGCTCTAATGTTATAACAACTTCTTCTATGTAGGTATCTTTATCTAGGTATCTTAGCTGCGGTGCTTCCTCGACCTTTTGCGTGGTGGAAGCTCTGGGCCCACAAGCTGCCAAGTAGAGGATTAACCCTAACATTACCAGCAGGAGCCATAGTGTATTCTTTCTCATCGCAAAAAACCTCCTTTCGAGTTTATCAAAGGGACAGGCGAACTAACCGTGATGTATATAAACCTGGTCTACAACCAAGATCTAAAATTAACTTTTTTTTCTGAATATATTTTTTTGATTACAAATTTATTGTTTTTTCAACAGTTACTTCTTTTCTACTTGCTACATCCCAATTTGAATTTAAATAAGCTTCTAAC
This window encodes:
- a CDS encoding cyclodeaminase/cyclohydrolase family protein, translating into MLFYQMLLFTGIKGASLNIDINLNEIEDKNYIIEKKKELNRIIRVL